A genomic segment from bacterium encodes:
- the lipB gene encoding lipoyl(octanoyl) transferase LipB — translation MSNLFQIHRLGLADYQAAWDLQKQLFDDCLSGRNGDAIIICEHPHTYTVGKNGVESVGKHLLLNQEQLRENGIRVFEIDRGGDITYHGPGQIVGYPILNLNRYYRDVHRYLRDIEEVIIRTIRHYNIVGKRIEKVTGVWVDTPRGPEKICAIGVKVTRWVTMHGFAMNVNTNLDFFNGIVPCGITDKGVTSIAKLLNKEQDIREIENVIIHEFQSVFKPAEMPIMENQGAI, via the coding sequence ATGTCAAATTTATTTCAAATACATCGTTTGGGTTTGGCGGATTACCAAGCCGCTTGGGATCTACAAAAACAACTTTTTGATGATTGTTTAAGTGGTCGAAATGGTGATGCGATTATTATTTGCGAGCATCCTCATACATATACAGTTGGTAAAAACGGTGTTGAGAGCGTTGGAAAACATTTATTGCTTAATCAGGAACAGCTCCGGGAAAACGGAATTCGGGTTTTTGAAATCGATCGTGGCGGCGATATCACATATCATGGTCCGGGACAAATCGTAGGCTATCCGATTCTCAACCTAAACCGTTATTATCGCGATGTGCACCGATATTTGCGTGATATCGAAGAAGTAATTATTCGTACGATTCGTCATTATAATATTGTAGGAAAACGAATTGAAAAGGTTACCGGGGTATGGGTTGATACACCGCGCGGACCTGAAAAAATCTGTGCGATCGGCGTTAAAGTAACCCGATGGGTCACGATGCACGGCTTTGCAATGAATGTGAATACAAATCTCGATTTTTTTAACGGAATCGTACCCTGCGGTATCACGGACAAGGGCGTAACATCCATAGCAAAGTTGCTTAATAAAGAACAAGATATCAGAGAAATAGAAAACGTGATCATCCATGAGTTTCAGTCCGTATTTAAACCTGCCGAAATGCCAATAATGGAAAATCAAGGAGCGATATGA
- the dut gene encoding dUTP diphosphatase, translating to MPVVKIQKLHPDAKLPSYAHPGDAGLDICSVERVEILPHASALIKTGFCMQLPDGTEAQVRPRSGLALKHQITVLNSPGTIDHGYRGEVGIILINHGSTPFIVEPGMKIAQMVIAEVLHAHVEEATELTDSSRGQGGFGSTGR from the coding sequence ATGCCTGTTGTTAAAATTCAAAAACTTCATCCGGATGCCAAACTTCCTTCGTATGCGCACCCCGGCGATGCAGGTTTGGATATTTGTTCAGTCGAGAGGGTAGAAATATTACCCCATGCTTCAGCTTTGATCAAAACAGGTTTTTGCATGCAGCTTCCCGACGGCACAGAAGCACAAGTGCGACCTCGAAGCGGTCTTGCTCTCAAACATCAAATCACCGTACTCAATTCACCCGGTACGATTGATCACGGTTATCGGGGTGAGGTGGGTATCATTCTTATCAATCACGGGTCAACTCCTTTTATAGTAGAACCCGGTATGAAAATCGCACAAATGGTCATCGCAGAAGTGCTGCACGCACATGTGGAGGAGGCGACGGAGCTCACGGATAGTTCGCGCGGTCAGGGCGGGTTTGGCAGTACGGGGCGGTAG
- a CDS encoding replication-associated recombination protein A, translating to MSLFEIDKSGFEQHTARIPLAERIRPRTLSMVIGQEHLLGHGKALRTQIEQGNVVSMIFWGPPGTGKTTLARVIAAETRSKFVSLSAVEAGVADVRRVIQDAQALKRQTGERMMLFIDEIHRFNKSQQDALLHSVEEGTITLIGATTENPSFEVINALQSRCKIYKLESLTDAHLEKILDQALKTDDLLKTLTVEIADLHSLIFYAAGDARNLLNTLELAIQITRPDTNGKHIVTREIVEEAYQQRNIHYDRAGEYHYDTISAFIKSVRGSDPDAALYWMARMLEGGEDPKFIARRLIVLASEDIGNADPYALTLAVSTFTAVDYIGMPEGRIVLAQCVTYLASCPKSNASYLAVDAAIHDVRSEKAHPVPLHLRNAPTKLMEKMDYSKGYKYAHDFSDQGEPHFVEQIYLPDDLKARIYYQPTANGGEKRLKDRLEKISKKRNKKD from the coding sequence ATGTCATTATTTGAAATAGACAAATCAGGATTTGAACAACACACAGCACGCATACCGCTTGCAGAACGCATCAGGCCGCGTACGCTAAGTATGGTTATCGGGCAAGAGCATTTGCTTGGGCATGGGAAAGCTTTGCGTACCCAGATCGAACAAGGTAATGTCGTATCTATGATTTTCTGGGGTCCGCCGGGTACCGGCAAAACTACTTTGGCGCGCGTGATCGCCGCAGAGACGCGGTCCAAGTTTGTTTCGCTGAGTGCCGTGGAGGCGGGTGTAGCGGATGTACGTCGGGTCATTCAGGATGCCCAGGCGCTCAAACGGCAGACCGGGGAACGAATGATGTTGTTTATTGATGAAATTCACCGGTTTAACAAGTCACAACAAGATGCCTTGCTGCATAGTGTTGAAGAAGGAACTATCACGTTGATCGGCGCGACGACAGAGAACCCTTCGTTTGAGGTTATCAATGCTTTACAATCCCGATGTAAAATATACAAGCTGGAATCTTTGACGGATGCACATCTTGAAAAGATTTTGGATCAAGCGTTAAAAACGGATGATCTTTTAAAAACTCTGACTGTCGAAATCGCCGATCTTCACAGTTTGATTTTTTACGCCGCCGGCGATGCCCGTAATTTACTCAACACGTTGGAATTAGCCATACAGATCACCCGACCAGATACGAACGGGAAACACATTGTTACTCGGGAGATCGTTGAAGAGGCTTATCAGCAGCGTAATATTCATTACGATCGGGCCGGCGAATATCATTATGACACGATCAGCGCTTTTATTAAAAGCGTCCGCGGGAGCGATCCGGATGCGGCATTGTATTGGATGGCACGTATGCTCGAAGGCGGAGAAGATCCTAAGTTCATTGCTCGACGATTGATTGTTTTGGCGTCGGAAGATATCGGCAACGCTGATCCCTACGCGCTTACACTGGCGGTTTCGACGTTTACAGCCGTAGATTACATAGGCATGCCGGAGGGTCGCATCGTCCTTGCGCAGTGTGTTACGTATCTCGCCTCTTGTCCTAAAAGTAACGCATCCTATCTGGCTGTTGACGCTGCTATCCATGATGTACGCTCAGAAAAAGCACATCCTGTACCGCTGCATCTTCGTAATGCGCCTACCAAACTGATGGAAAAAATGGATTATAGTAAGGGCTATAAATATGCGCATGATTTTTCAGATCAGGGGGAGCCGCACTTTGTTGAACAAATATATTTACCGGATGATTTGAAAGCGCGCATTTATTATCAGCCCACAGCCAACGGCGGAGAAAAGCGGTTAAAAGATCGGTTGGAAAAAATCTCGAAAAAACGAAATAAAAAGGATTGA
- a CDS encoding tetratricopeptide repeat protein, producing MKKYIFCYVVIISEVLGRWGLAQNPDQAKFWYDKGRSAYLRFMSEDYKTALSYYERSTAADSNYAPAFAGKAEALTLLALEKEQNGLAAEVDFTHALRSAQQAIAKKPDQNLGYRALAQAYLNMDPKTYGEKAHDALQRAIELDSTDAESYFLLWLLTENDKPNSPFLRLSLKLDPNSFQTHYALGQYWSRNKQPDKAIDEYKLCIRINPDNYRSYYSLGNVYSQIKRYDMAVEEYEKAIAINKNLYEAYFYVGVAYYYLDKNKKAQQRLSQYIEMQPNPKYKPQAEQLLMDMK from the coding sequence ATGAAAAAATATATCTTTTGTTATGTGGTAATAATATCTGAAGTGTTGGGTCGGTGGGGCCTGGCACAAAATCCGGATCAAGCCAAATTCTGGTATGATAAAGGACGATCCGCGTATCTTCGTTTTATGTCAGAAGACTACAAGACGGCGTTGTCTTATTATGAAAGGTCGACTGCTGCGGATTCCAACTACGCACCGGCTTTTGCCGGAAAAGCGGAGGCGTTGACGCTTTTAGCTTTGGAAAAAGAACAAAATGGTTTGGCAGCAGAAGTTGATTTTACCCATGCGTTACGATCAGCCCAACAAGCGATAGCTAAAAAACCAGACCAAAACTTAGGTTACCGTGCTCTTGCACAAGCATATCTGAATATGGACCCCAAAACATACGGCGAAAAAGCGCATGATGCGTTACAGCGTGCCATAGAGTTGGATTCAACCGATGCGGAAAGTTATTTTTTATTGTGGCTTCTGACCGAAAACGACAAACCAAACAGCCCGTTTTTGCGATTATCATTGAAGTTAGATCCTAATTCGTTTCAAACTCACTATGCTTTAGGCCAATACTGGTCTCGTAATAAACAGCCGGATAAAGCGATAGACGAGTACAAGTTATGTATACGGATTAATCCGGACAATTACCGCTCTTATTATTCACTTGGCAATGTATACTCACAAATCAAACGCTACGATATGGCCGTGGAAGAATACGAGAAAGCTATTGCAATAAATAAAAACCTGTACGAAGCGTATTTTTATGTCGGTGTAGCGTATTATTATTTAGATAAAAACAAAAAAGCACAACAACGACTCTCTCAATATATAGAGATGCAACCTAATCCTAAATATAAGCCACAGGCCGAACAGCTTCTCATGGATATGAAATAA
- a CDS encoding TonB-dependent receptor, whose product MKHLYLMLFSATLAWSQTADYENMTLEELLNVDIVQVATKTGGLNVRETPGIITVITEDEITSSGARDMVDVLRLIPGMDFQGDILGVGRPAVRGLWAPEGKILFLWDGQAVNELLFGNLVLQNRFPLNQIRRIEIIRGPGSAVYGGFAEYAVINVITKGAEQINGFNLTSNLGKFNKSFSRRDVSAAYSHGWENGEIVTSVFLGQTHPSYRRFTDIYGNSFSLKENTHDPMFATIRVKHHAFSALFMYENYVNKINDGFDANFSKTKAQTFKTIASDIKYDFQLNDKWTLTPHINITWQRPWNIAYDSVDSYITYRKRIYRNTVDVISQYEFTKNTGLLVGVEYSSDAAYHADEISGLYGDNFNKTSATFYNMSSFAQINSAIPFGRITVGARFERHNVYGTSFVPRAAFNKTFDKWHLKLLASRAFRSPVVENIRSGKQFDIKPEITTVLEAELGWQVSKDMNLTANVYDITTHKPIVYRADYDSINDVVVEGYQNFGKTGSRGIEIENKYRLGKNNFIVNYSFYTTANKNSINDYEVPGKSNYYLAMAKHKIAGIITWFPTASLSVSPSFIYQSTRYGYDGVDPNIGIKAFDPSYQINLYLLYRHVVSKLDVGVGIYNILGEHYEFPQGYNGGHNPVSGLEREFLLRIQYAF is encoded by the coding sequence GTGAAACACCTCTACTTGATGCTTTTCAGTGCAACCCTGGCGTGGTCGCAAACTGCGGATTATGAAAACATGACGCTTGAGGAACTCTTAAACGTTGACATCGTACAAGTTGCAACTAAAACCGGCGGACTCAATGTACGTGAAACACCTGGAATTATTACTGTGATAACAGAGGATGAAATAACAAGTTCCGGCGCCCGAGATATGGTTGATGTGCTGAGACTAATACCTGGAATGGATTTTCAGGGGGATATTTTGGGTGTTGGGCGCCCTGCAGTGCGTGGATTGTGGGCCCCGGAAGGAAAAATACTATTCTTGTGGGACGGACAGGCTGTGAATGAATTACTTTTTGGCAACTTGGTTTTGCAAAATAGATTTCCTTTGAATCAAATTAGACGTATTGAGATTATTCGCGGGCCCGGGTCTGCTGTCTATGGGGGATTTGCCGAATATGCCGTGATCAACGTGATCACTAAAGGCGCCGAACAGATCAACGGTTTTAATTTGACATCAAATTTGGGCAAATTTAATAAATCGTTTTCAAGGCGTGATGTCAGCGCGGCTTACAGTCACGGTTGGGAAAATGGAGAAATAGTTACATCGGTTTTTTTAGGACAGACACACCCTTCCTATCGAAGATTTACAGATATTTACGGTAATTCCTTTTCTCTTAAAGAGAATACACATGATCCGATGTTCGCAACCATACGTGTAAAACACCATGCGTTTAGCGCACTGTTTATGTATGAAAATTATGTAAATAAGATAAATGACGGCTTTGACGCCAACTTTTCCAAAACAAAAGCACAGACATTTAAGACTATCGCGTCTGATATCAAATATGATTTTCAATTGAATGATAAATGGACTCTTACACCTCATATCAACATTACATGGCAGCGGCCATGGAACATTGCCTACGATTCAGTAGATAGCTACATAACTTATCGCAAGAGAATTTATAGGAACACGGTTGATGTCATATCACAGTATGAATTTACTAAAAATACCGGATTGCTAGTCGGCGTCGAGTACTCAAGCGATGCCGCGTACCATGCTGACGAAATATCCGGACTTTATGGCGACAACTTTAACAAAACTTCTGCCACATTTTATAATATGTCCTCTTTCGCCCAAATAAACTCAGCAATCCCATTTGGTCGCATAACAGTAGGAGCGCGTTTTGAAAGACATAACGTATACGGCACATCGTTTGTACCGCGCGCTGCTTTCAATAAAACCTTCGATAAGTGGCATTTGAAACTATTAGCCAGCCGCGCTTTCCGCTCTCCCGTCGTTGAAAACATACGAAGTGGAAAACAATTTGATATCAAGCCGGAAATAACTACGGTACTTGAAGCAGAATTAGGATGGCAAGTATCCAAAGATATGAATTTGACCGCCAATGTGTATGATATAACGACACATAAACCTATCGTTTATCGCGCCGATTACGACTCTATAAATGATGTAGTAGTTGAAGGTTATCAGAATTTCGGAAAAACCGGGTCTCGCGGGATTGAGATCGAGAATAAATACAGATTAGGCAAAAACAATTTCATTGTAAATTATTCTTTTTACACGACGGCCAATAAGAATTCTATCAATGATTACGAAGTTCCCGGCAAATCGAATTACTATTTAGCTATGGCAAAGCATAAGATTGCAGGAATCATTACTTGGTTCCCAACCGCTAGTTTATCCGTCAGCCCTTCCTTTATTTATCAGAGCACACGCTATGGTTATGACGGCGTAGACCCCAACATTGGAATTAAAGCGTTTGATCCAAGTTATCAGATAAATCTCTATTTGTTGTACCGTCATGTTGTCTCAAAATTAGATGTCGGTGTGGGTATATACAATATTCTTGGAGAACATTACGAATTTCCTCAAGGATATAATGGCGGACACAATCCCGTTTCCGGTTTAGAGAGAGAGTTTTTATTAAGAATTCAATATGCGTTTTAA
- a CDS encoding LamG domain-containing protein, with translation MRFNLFALIIVLVIAMSCDENIHEDTDITDTDSTGNPYSEAVAYYPFHGNTDDASANQHIGTSFGPLLTAGHNDSVNDAYHFDGTDDLITVPDDTAFHFLNGITITAWVYAEEQKTQYILTKGGGLPSPYKLALSGTGDVIFSINNSEVRNTGYSLNQWMHIAGSYDGITMRLYVNGEEVGSLSAANALVIDTSPLFIGTRLGLSGDSFKGSIDEVALFDIGLTAAQLKLIYTN, from the coding sequence ATGCGCTTCAATTTATTCGCTCTGATAATTGTGTTGGTTATAGCGATGTCTTGTGATGAGAATATTCACGAGGATACGGACATTACTGATACAGACAGTACTGGCAATCCTTATAGCGAAGCGGTAGCCTATTACCCATTTCATGGCAATACCGACGATGCATCAGCCAATCAACATATTGGGACTTCCTTTGGTCCGCTATTGACGGCCGGACACAATGATTCAGTCAATGATGCTTATCACTTTGACGGGACGGATGATTTAATAACCGTTCCCGATGACACCGCATTTCATTTCTTAAACGGCATCACCATTACAGCATGGGTTTATGCTGAAGAACAAAAAACACAATACATTCTAACGAAAGGGGGCGGATTGCCGTCACCTTATAAGTTAGCATTATCCGGGACGGGAGACGTGATATTTAGTATTAATAATTCTGAAGTACGCAATACCGGTTATTCTCTAAATCAGTGGATGCATATAGCTGGAAGCTATGATGGGATAACGATGAGATTATATGTTAATGGTGAAGAGGTAGGATCCTTATCAGCCGCGAACGCGCTTGTCATCGACACGTCTCCTTTGTTCATTGGGACGCGGCTTGGTTTGAGCGGTGACAGCTTTAAGGGAAGTATTGATGAAGTGGCTTTGTTTGATATCGGCTTGACTGCTGCTCAGTTAAAATTAATTTATACTAATTAG